ATAAGGGGGAATGCTTCTTTCTAAAACCCTTGGTCTGACATGCCAATCAAAGATCTCCTTAGCAGATCTATTTACCAGAGACCGGATTTTGAATTTGCATTTTTTTGCCATATGCACATCCTCTATTAAAGCGATGCATATGGTTTTTACTACAACTAAAGATTTTTTGCAAAAAAGAAATAAAACAGGTGCGTGCACGCACCTGTTTATCAGATGAACTACCCTTTGTGTTTAGAGCCGCCGCAGCAAAGAGCTTTACATTTCCCAAGGAAACTTAAACCCCAAACGCCAGCAAGACCAACAATCGCATAAACAACCCGCGATAACCACGATGTATTTCCGCCAAAGAGCCAAGCGACTAAATCAAATTGGAAAAATCCCCAAAGTCCCCAATTTAGGGCTCCTACGAGGATAAGTATCAATGCAATAACACTAATTGCTTTCATAGGTGGTACCTCCTGTCCTATTCATCCCCTATATTTACCGGTTTTCCCTTAATTTTACCACCGTTTGCCACAAAAAACTCAAAAAAGTTTTGACATTTAATGAGATGGTGAATAAAATTTTTTGAAAATAGCTACTTAACCTCAGTTTTGGGTTTAGTTTGCTTAGCTCCAGAGGGAGTTTTGCTTAAATTTTCTCCTTATTTAATCGAAGGTAAGGGTCTAAATGGCCCTTTCCGAGATCAAAAAGGAGAAAAGAAAACTAAAATCCCCTGAGGCTGAGTAAAATAAACCCAAAACTGAGGTTACTTAAGGAGCATCGAGAATTATGAAGGCGTTCAAAGCATTTCTTCTATTAAGCATACTACTACTGGTTTGTACAAGTTTGGAGGGACGCTCGGTTAAGCGCTTTAACTTCAGCGTTTGGACCGACTATACAGGGATGAACCTTAAGGAGCTTTCCCAAGAAGAGCGGACAGCCAAATTACGAAACCTGTTTGAAGACAAGGTCCGCTTTACAAGACGGTACAATACCCGAAGAGCCCTTGTCCGAATCCTTCCTCCTTCTGAATACCCATTCTTTAACCCTGAAAACTTTGATGTCGATGAGGAAGACAACTTCTATTACTGGGCCCTTGAGCTTAGCAAACATTCTGAAGTAGAAGTCGTTTTTGATCCCGATCCTTTCATAGAGACATCTGTAGGCTGGACACAGCAAATCAAAGAGTATATCTACAGCTTACTCGGCTGGGAAATCACTGGTGAACCTCTCTTCGATGGACTAATCGAAAAGCTTGAGTGGGTCACAGCCGTCAACACACTTGGAGAAAATGGGTCGAAAAAACATCCCCTCATTAAAGGAATTACCATCGATCCCAAAGAACTTTCTGATGGCGCCATTCAGCTTGCCATCAACCAACTCGACCATTACAAGCAAGGAAGCGCTGACCATCTTCCTGAGAATGCCTTCCCTTCGATTCGGATGGGAGTTCTCCTCACCCTCGACCAAAAAGAGCTTGCTTTCTGTAACCTCGCCCACTTTCCCTTGCTTACCGATATCCGAGGAAAAAAACCGAACCACATCGATATTATCCCCCCAGAGCACTTCCCCTCACAAGGAGTGCAACACTTAGCCCCCGAATGGCGTATCCATAATAACCGTCCCCTCCTCGATACCGTCTATCTCGACCTTGCCGATCACCGCCTTGTCGAACCCATTTACCAAAACCAAACCTTAGACAAAAAAAACTTAGGACAAGTCCGCGCCCTTGCGCAAGATCTCGGAAATACCTTTAGGGGGACTCCTTTTGTCGAAGGGCCCGGAACAATCACTAACTTCAAAGGGGAAAACAAGGTCTCCGGTCTCTTTACCTTCTTCAAAACAGGAAGTCCTGGAGATGACGAAGGACAACTTATCGCTGGCTCAAAGATCGAAATCCGCCCTCCATTTGTGAGAAAAGCGGTCACCCGCACCTTAGCTGAAAATCCTGAAAACAACCGAAAATGTGCCTTGAACGCAGGGTTTAGCCTCCACGATGATATCATCGAAGCAAAGTACTATGTAACCGCGACCCCCGTGAACTGGTCTGCTCCCAGGATCTCCAACTATATCCGCTCTCGCATCTACTTCGTCTTTTCAACCGAGTTTGAACCGAATGAAAACGAATTTTTTGGAAACTGGAGCCTCGAAAACTTTATGAACTTTGTCTATAACCCAAGCAAAAAGATGGGCTTTCTATACGAACCCCTCTTCACCAACTTTAATGGACGAAAGGAAACGGCTCTCAATAACTTCGTGATCCACGACTTTACGACAATCCCAAATGGAGTCCCCTACAAAGAGTGTGACTGGAAGCTTGGCAATTGCCCACATCGGTAGGTTTTGCTTGCCTTTTACTCTTTATTTGAGGTAAAGTAGGTTCTTTACCAAGGAGACTCTTTTGTCAAATTTAGATAAGGAAACGATTGAGCATCTCACCCGCCTTAGCCGGATCCGCTGCTCAGAAAAAGAGGTCGATACCCTCCTCAAAAACCTCCAGTCGATTTTGGGATATATCGACCAGATGAAAGAGGTCGATACCGAAGATGTCCCCGTCTGCAACCACGTGAGTGAAGAGATCGGGATGGTTGTTCGTGAGGACGAAGTAAGCGAATCCCTTCCAAGAGAAACCTTCCTAGAAAATAGCCCCTCCCAGGTGGGAGGAATGATCCGAGTCCCCCCTGTTATAAAGTAAGAGCCATGTATAGAAAATCAGCCTTAGAACTCCACCGCGCCTTTACCGAAGGAGAGCTCACCGCCTCCGCAATTACCGCCTATTTCCTCCAAAGGATCCAGTTATTAGATGGGGAGCTCCAATCTTTTTTGAATGTTTTTGCTGACCGTGCCATGGAAAAAGCGGAAAAGCTCGATGCTAAGCGCGCTGCTGGGCAGCTGGTTGGCAAACTTGCTGGCGTCCCCATCGCGATCAAAGACAACATCCAAATCAAAGGGGAAATCACCACCTGCGCCTCTAAATTTCTTTCGAATTACTCCGCCCCTTTCGATGCAACGGTGACCCGCCTCATC
This DNA window, taken from Candidatus Neptunochlamydia vexilliferae, encodes the following:
- the gatC gene encoding Asp-tRNA(Asn)/Glu-tRNA(Gln) amidotransferase subunit GatC encodes the protein MSNLDKETIEHLTRLSRIRCSEKEVDTLLKNLQSILGYIDQMKEVDTEDVPVCNHVSEEIGMVVREDEVSESLPRETFLENSPSQVGGMIRVPPVIK
- a CDS encoding DUF378 domain-containing protein, translated to MKAISVIALILILVGALNWGLWGFFQFDLVAWLFGGNTSWLSRVVYAIVGLAGVWGLSFLGKCKALCCGGSKHKG